GAGGATTGAATGAGCAACGCGAATGGAATATCCTCCCGTTGCTCGATATAGAATTTATAATTTGCAAAAATTTTGTTCTGTGTGTTTGGGAGCATATACGCAAACAATGTTTGCTAATGCTCCCCTACAACCATCATATAGATTTACTTAATTATAAAGACCAATACTCAGGATAATCACACCCTGCTACTTTATCTTTATTTTTAAAGATTTTCGCACGGATTTCGTGTTCACGGGCGATCACATCTTGTTTGGTCTTACCCGTAATCCACATCTGTTGTAACATTACGCCCGCTGCGGTCATATCTTCTGCGGTTAGCACATCATCTTTTTGACGAGTGTGACGAATTAGCACACCTTCTTGCTCTAATTGTGCAACATAGTCGTAATCTAAAATATCACTCACATTACCCATTTCATTTGAGGTAATTAACACGATTAACGTATAAAGGAAGTCGCCACCTTGACGCCATTTTGTCCAAGGGGTTTCATCAGACACTTTTTTACCTGTCGCAGCCAGTTTCAAGTTATCTTCATAAAGTGAATCGCCAAATGAATATAAGTAGTTATAGTGGTAGCTGTGTGCTGCACGAGGATTGATTTCTGTTAAGGCAATTGTGCCGTCTGGCATAATCCAGAACTCAAGGTTGAAGAATTGTCCTTTATAGCCAAGATCCGCAAAGCGTCCCATATAATCATCAACCCACGCTTCAATTTTGTTTGCCATATCAGAATCAATGCTGATCGGTGGTGTAACATAACCTAATGCTTGGTGATTTGAAAAATAGACTTCTTCAGTTAACGCATAATGAACGATTTCACCTTCTGCGGTGATATAACCTTCGTAGCAATATTCAATCGCCACGTTCATATCAACCATATGCTCTGCGATAAATGGTGGGATCACCGGTGGTAATTCACTTTCAGGAATACCTTTCATATATTCTTTATTTTGATAAGCGATTAGCTCTTGTAATTTTGTATCTTCACGGTAGCTTTTTAAAACGGCACGTAAATCATCTTCATTCTTGATTTTGAAAATACCACGACCTAATGAAAGGGAGGTGTTTTTCAACATAAATGGCCATTCTGCAATTTTTGCGATGATTTCTTCATCGGTTTCCGCTAATGGATCAACATAATCAAACCAGAATGGATTTGCTTCAAGAGTACGCATTAAATATTTGTTCATACAATATAAAAATGCAAGACGAGAAGGCACTGGATTGCCTAAACGTTCGTTGATTAAAATATGATGAAACGCATCTTTTTGTGCAAAACCAGCGACAGCAGTAATATTTTTATCTCGACATTCTTGTGCAATTGCTTCCATTTCTTCATCTTTCCAAGTGGTTGGATTTAGCTCGTGTACCACAAGGTGTTTATTCATTTCATCGATTGCCTGTTTCATATAAGGTTGTGGACCTAAAAATCCAATATGAGGTTTAGACATAAGATACTCCTTCGTATTGTTAAAAAAATTTTAAATTCGTTAAAAGATCTTAGCAAATTATGAGGTGAATAGCAGATTAGATGTCTATTTATGTGAACAAGATCAAATTTTATTCCATAAAAAAGAGCGTTTACCCTTAAGATAAACACCCTTTTTTGAATCATTTCGAGTCTTTTAATGATTACATTGTGCCTAATGTTGCAAAGATCATATCTAATAGCCCTGTAATTTTAAGTACTAAAATTGCAGTTAATACCCATACCACTGCATTTATTTCTTTAAATTTACCCGTTAAAATTTGTAAAGCGGTGTAAGAAATAAAGCCAATTGTGATACCGTCTGCGATAGAGTAGGTAAGTGGTGTGGTGATAGTACATACAACGGCAGGTGCAAATTCGCGAATGTCTTTCCAGTTAAGATCCGTTAATGATTCAAGCATTAGCACTGAAACATATAAAATGGCTCCCGCTGTTGCATAAGCTGGAATCATTCCTGCTAACGGAGCAAAGAATAAACTTAATAAGAAAAGTGCACCGACCACGACAGCGACTAAACCTGTACGACCGCCTGCAACTACACCGGCAGTACTTTCAATATAACTGGTTGTTGATGATGTACCATATAATGAACCGGTGATGGTTGCGGTTGCATCTGCTAATAAGGCTTTATCTAAATTTTTGATTTCACCTTCTTCGTCCATCAATTTAGATTGTTTTGCAACGGCAATGAGCGTGCCACTCGTATCAAATAAATCAACGAATAAGAAAGCAAAAATAACACTCACCATACCAATATTAAATGCCCCTGCAATATCAAGTTGCATTAAGGTTGGTGTGATTGAAGGTGGCATAGAAACAAAGCCAGAATATTGTGTGTATCCTGCGAGCAAACTAATAATCGCAATAGATAGCACCCCGATAGTAACCGCTCCTGTGATGCGGAAATGGCTTAATGCGGTAATCAGTAAAAAGCCGAGTAGTGCCATTGATGATGAGAACGTAAATTTGCCAAGTCCGACAAGCACCGCTGGGTTATCGACGATAATGCCCGAATTTTGCATTGCAATAAACGCAAGGAAAGCCCCGATACCTGCCACAATCCCTTGTTTTAATCCTTTTGGAATCGCATTGATAATCCATTTGCGAACTTTAAAAATACCTAATAATAAGAACACACAGCCAGAAAGGAAGACTGCACCTAAGGCGATTTGCCAAGTGTATCCCATACCGAGAACCACGCTATAAGTAAAGAACGCGTTTAATCCCATACCTGGTGCGAGAGCGACAGGTAATTTTGCCACAAAGCCCATAATGAAACAGCCTGTTGCCGCAGCTAGGCAGGTCGCAACAAACACCGCCCCTTTATCCATTCCTGTGGTGGATAAAATGTTCGGGTTCACAAAAATGATATACGCCATCGTTAAAAAAGTGGTTAATCCAGCGATTACTTCTTTTTTAATCGTGGTGTTTTGACCATCAATA
This DNA window, taken from Phocoenobacter uteri, encodes the following:
- a CDS encoding ATP-grasp domain-containing protein, with translation MSKPHIGFLGPQPYMKQAIDEMNKHLVVHELNPTTWKDEEMEAIAQECRDKNITAVAGFAQKDAFHHILINERLGNPVPSRLAFLYCMNKYLMRTLEANPFWFDYVDPLAETDEEIIAKIAEWPFMLKNTSLSLGRGIFKIKNEDDLRAVLKSYREDTKLQELIAYQNKEYMKGIPESELPPVIPPFIAEHMVDMNVAIEYCYEGYITAEGEIVHYALTEEVYFSNHQALGYVTPPISIDSDMANKIEAWVDDYMGRFADLGYKGQFFNLEFWIMPDGTIALTEINPRAAHSYHYNYLYSFGDSLYEDNLKLAATGKKVSDETPWTKWRQGGDFLYTLIVLITSNEMGNVSDILDYDYVAQLEQEGVLIRHTRQKDDVLTAEDMTAAGVMLQQMWITGKTKQDVIAREHEIRAKIFKNKDKVAGCDYPEYWSL
- a CDS encoding NCS2 family permease, whose protein sequence is MNFIKSYFGIDGQNTTIKKEVIAGLTTFLTMAYIIFVNPNILSTTGMDKGAVFVATCLAAATGCFIMGFVAKLPVALAPGMGLNAFFTYSVVLGMGYTWQIALGAVFLSGCVFLLLGIFKVRKWIINAIPKGLKQGIVAGIGAFLAFIAMQNSGIIVDNPAVLVGLGKFTFSSSMALLGFLLITALSHFRITGAVTIGVLSIAIISLLAGYTQYSGFVSMPPSITPTLMQLDIAGAFNIGMVSVIFAFLFVDLFDTSGTLIAVAKQSKLMDEEGEIKNLDKALLADATATITGSLYGTSSTTSYIESTAGVVAGGRTGLVAVVVGALFLLSLFFAPLAGMIPAYATAGAILYVSVLMLESLTDLNWKDIREFAPAVVCTITTPLTYSIADGITIGFISYTALQILTGKFKEINAVVWVLTAILVLKITGLLDMIFATLGTM